DNA from Desulforamulus hydrothermalis Lam5 = DSM 18033:
CGTAAGGACACAGGGATTCGATGAAAGCGTTGCCCGAAAAATTGCTGAAGACATGATGCGCAAATTGCCGGCATGGAAAAAATATTTTGATTAAAAGAAGGGTTGTGTATGGGAGAATTAACTAAACTACCTAATGTAGGTAAAGTTTTGGAGAAAAATCTTAATGAAATCGGGATTTTTACTGAAGAGCAACTAAGAGAAATGGGCAGCAAGGAAGCATTTTTACGCATAAGAATGATCGATCCTGGTGCTTGTCTGCATATGCTTTACGGCCTGCAGGGAGCAATAGACGGTATTAAAGACAGTTTATTGCCGGAAAGCACAAAGCGTGAATTAAAGGAATTTTATAAAAACTTATGAGGAGGAACAAAAATGCAAGTGGCCCGTACCCCTTTTGATGGACATTAGAAACACAAGTATAATAGAAGTTGAAAGGGGTCATAAAAGACAAAGCAATATAGTTCAGAATTCAAAATGGAAGCCATTAAACGGGTAGAATCCTCTGAAGGTTCCATAGCCTCGGTTGCAAAAGAATTAGGTGTAAACACTAACACGCTGCATGGTTGGTTAAAAAAATTTCGTGAGAAGCCTAACGTTCCCTTCCCAGGTAGCGGGAAATTAAGTCCAGATGACGAGTTAATTAAAAAGCTTGAGCGCCAGATTCGGGATCTCCGGGAGGAAAATGAAATCTTAAAAAAGGCGGCAGCTTACTTCGCGAAGAACCTGAAGTAAAGAGGTTTGAATTCATCAGAGCTAACCGCTGTAAATTGAAGCTGTGCGAAATGCTTGGTGTTTCACGAAGTGGTTATTATGCATGGGAGAATCGCCCGAAAAGTACAAGAGACACAGAAAATGAAGTGCTCAAGGAAGAAATAAAGTCTATACATAAGACAAAGCAAACTTATGGTTCTCGTAAAATTACCAAGGAACTCCGACGTAAAGGTAAATTAGTTAATCATAAGCGTGTAGAGCGACTTATGAAACAGGAGGCTTGAGATCAAAGGTAGCTAAAAAATATAAGGCAACAACAAATTCAAACCATCACCTGCCAGTGGCGGAGAACATTTTAAACCGTCAATTTTTAGCAGAAAAACCCAATATGAAAATGGTCAGCGACATAACCTATCTATGGATAGAAGAAGGCTGGCTTTATATAGCTGGGGTGATGGATTTATGTGGTCAAAAAATAAGGAATATTACTCTGCAGCGATGGTAGCTTAAGGCATCAGAATTAATGAATACTTGTCATCGGACACTTCACAAAGATTATAAACAGGCGGTTTCCAGAGGAAGGGGGGAAAATTACCACTATCCACAACAGGTAACCGCCGCCTGCGGTCGGAGCGAAGCGAAGATTCTTGACTTCATGTGCTAGACTGAATAGACCCGACCGAGGTAACCATATTTTGGCGTATATCCGTCGGTCGGGTAATTTTAAATTAGCACATGGAGTCAAGAACGGTGGCCAGGTTACTACCAGAATATCTTGACAGGCTAACGAAATATTAAGCAATTCTATGAAACAGGAAGCAATACTTGTGTTTTATGTGTCTATTTAACGGGGGACGCCGCAAGGCCTTTTAGTTTAAATATCACAAAAACGTGTTATTTTTGTGACAGTCTTGTAAAAATTGTTCGGTATTATTACACAGAAGAACATTTTATATTTCTGGAATGAATGTCCAGGTACCGTAAAAAACATTTTTTGGTGAACAAAAAGAAAATGGATTTAAAAGGGTGAAAAGATATGAGGTCAAAATGGTTTGGTATATTCGGAATTATTCTAGCCTTAATACTTATGGCAGGTCCCTTAACAAGTGGTGCCTTGGCAGCAGGGGAACATGAGGATCCCCATAGAGGCCATGATATGAATACCATGAGCGAACCTAGTCAAACAAATGAACATGATATGAATAATATGGAGAACATGACCCATGATAGTTCGGCAAGTGGGCACGAAGGAAATACAGGAGGTGACCATGGCTCTCAAGACGGAAGTCATGAATCTATTGGGAGCAGCCATGACTCTCGTGGAAGTGTTCACGATGCAAGTGAAAGTAGCCACGACTCAGGTGACAGCGGTGGACATAATTCCGGTAGCGGAGGTCACGGGAGGGCACCTCAAGATCCCGACACTCCTCCTAACTGGCCAGTAATTTATGGTTTTGGTGCCTTTAACTTATTGGTGATACTTGCTGCTGCTTTACTGAAAACAAAGGCTTAAATGGGGTGAACTGGTTGAGTCAACAAAAAGGTAGTCAATTACTTAAAAATATATTGAAAAGCAAGTGGTATCCCGGAATTTTTCAATGGCCTACTTTGATTGTGTTTGCTGTTATCATGCATGAGTTATTAGTCGGCATTCCTGTAGCACACGATAACTTTGGTACTGCCATGACCTGGGTTTTGTGGTGGCCTATTATTCCGCTGATTTTCCTATTGGTCGGTCGTTTCTGGTGCGCGATCTGTCCCTTTGCCACCGTAAGTGATTTGGTACAGAAGTTTGTTGGTAATAAGCGGCCGGTGCCCAAGTTTTTAAAAAAGTATGGTATCTGGATTATTGATGCATTGTTTATCCTCATTACATGGGCAGATCATATTTGGGGTATTGTAGAATCCCCCCGGGGTTCCGGTGTGCTGCTCCTTATGCTTACTACCGGTGTTATAGTGGCTGGAGCATTCTTTGAAAGAAGAACCTGGTGCCGTTACCTATGTTTCATCGGAGGGCTGGCAGGCAACTATTCCCGTGCCGGTGCTTTAGAACTGCGGGGAACACCAGAAATCTGCGCCAAGTGTAACGTATCAGCCTGCTACAAAGGCACTGAAAAAGCTCCCGGCTGTCCTATGTTTGAATTTCCCAAAACTATGGACAACAGTGCGCGCTGCAACTTCTGTGGTGATTGTGTAAAAAACTGTCCCAATGATTCCATCACCGTTTCTGCAAGAATTCCTACTAAAGAACTGTGGTTTATCCGTAAACCCAAGTTGGAGGAATCTTTCCTGGCCATTGTTATCATGGGTATTGTTTTCGTTCAGAACATAACCATGCTGGAAGTATGGACTGATATTCAACAGTGGATTGGTAGCGTGTTAAGCACCAATAATACAGACATAATTTTCACCGTTGCCTTTATTATTGCAATGGCTATCCCGGCACTTACTCTATACCTAACTAGTTGGCTTGCATCCCTAAAGAACTCTGATAATGCCTTAATGAATTTTACTAAATTTGGTTATGCGTTGATTCCACTGGATTTTGCCGGTCATATGGCTCATAACTTGTTCCACCTGTTGGCAGAAGGAAAGTCTCTATTATTCACAGGTTTGGCGCTGTTCGGTATCAAAAATGAAGGAGCATCTGCCGCCCTGGTGGGTATGGAAACAATTGTATTCCTGCAGTATTTATTACTGGCGTTGGGTACATTTGCCTCCATCTATGCGGCTTACCGTATTGCCAAGTCGAACTACAAAGGGCAAGAAGTTATAGGTACTGTGATTCCTTATACAATCCTTACCTTGGCCCTTGTAGCCTTCAACGTTTACCTGTTCCTATTACCGATGGCTCATAGAATGTAAACTCAAAGACAGGTTACCCACCAGGGTAGCCTGTTTTTAATATAGGCTCTATGTCAAATGTTGGGGTGACAGGTGTCTACGGATACCTGTCGCCATATTTTTATGTCCAAAATTAAGCGCAGCAGTGAAGAATACGTGAGCGGAATCTATTAAAATTTCTAAAACCAAAAGCATTACGCTTGATGACTTTAATTTTGTTGTTGTAGCCTTCAATACACCCATTTGAGTAAGGGACATCAAATGAATTTAGAATTTCAGTTTTCCAGTTTACGATTGTATTAGCCAGGTAGTAAAATTCTTTGATTTTATGTTGTTTAACGAGATTTAGCCACCGGTTAAGTTTTGATTCTGCTTCAACAGAGGAACTTGCCTTTACAAAATCCATGAACTGTTCTTTCAAAAGATAAGAAACTCTAAGTTCATCATTAAAACGAAGGATGTTGGCCAATTTGATTTTAGAATCATCGCTTAACTTATCGGGTCTTGAGAGAAGGAGTCTACGGCTGAATTTTAAAAATCGGCGTTTTTCATAAGGTAAAGACTGCTGAACACGTTTTCTGACCTTATCAATAGCCCAAATGCAGTTTCTGACGTAGTGAAAGCGATCAATAACAATCGTAGCGTTAGGAAAAACCAGTTCGGCAGCCCGCTTATAAGGGCCCCACATATCAATAACAACATACTTAACCTTATCGAGATTATTAAACTTTTTAAAGTAGCTAACCAGATAATCCTGGGTACGGCTTTCAAGGATGTCAAGGACTTTGGAACTAATGGGATCAGCCAGAATGCAATGGTATTTACCTTTGTCAGTAGTGCCTTTAAACTCATCAATAGAGAGGACAGTAGGCAATTCCTTAAGGCTATAGGATAGGTAATCAAAGATTCTAGTGATAGTACATGGAGAGAGAGAAAAATCATCAGCGACAGAGCACATACTGGAGTTTGAGCGGAGCCTATCCACAACGGCCATAATCAGTCGTTTAGTCATTCTTTGATATTTACCGATAAAGTCAACTTGTTCGTAAAACTTCTTGTTACATTTACGGCAGTTATATCGTCGCTTGCGATATATTAAGTAAAGGGGTTTATTTAGCCAGGGAATATCCTTAATCTTTTGAGTTCGGTAGTCATGGATAGATTTAGTTAATGTCCCACAAGCAGGGCACTTATGGGGTCTAACGGGCATTGATAGAGAGATTTCAGAGTGGCTGTCAAAATGCTCAACATTGCTAATAATAACATCTTTCAAATTAATAAAATTTCTGATAGACTGAAATTGCATTTGGAAGAATACCTCCTCTTTGAGGGTTTGGTTTGGCGACTAAGGTATTCGACCAAATGCTTTTCTTTTTCCTGTCACCCCAACATTTATTTTAGAGCCTTAATATAAAACAAAAATTACTATATATATAATACACCCGTCCCGACAAGCAATGGACAAGATTAAATAGAAATATTATTGTAATGGGGGAAAATATATAGTTAAACCAGTGATATCAGGTCGACAGCAATATTTTATTCCTGATGTTTTTTTCGAAGCCTGTTCAACTCTATTTTTACACCAAAGTATAATAACACGGCAACCAGAATGCTAATGCCCAGGTTAAGATAATTTTTGCTCA
Protein-coding regions in this window:
- a CDS encoding TfoX/Sxy family protein; this translates as MGELTKLPNVGKVLEKNLNEIGIFTEEQLREMGSKEAFLRIRMIDPGACLHMLYGLQGAIDGIKDSLLPESTKRELKEFYKNL
- a CDS encoding IS3 family transposase; this translates as MLGVSRSGYYAWENRPKSTRDTENEVLKEEIKSIHKTKQTYGSRKITKELRRKGKLVNHKRVERLMKQEA
- a CDS encoding 4Fe-4S binding protein, with the translated sequence MNWLSQQKGSQLLKNILKSKWYPGIFQWPTLIVFAVIMHELLVGIPVAHDNFGTAMTWVLWWPIIPLIFLLVGRFWCAICPFATVSDLVQKFVGNKRPVPKFLKKYGIWIIDALFILITWADHIWGIVESPRGSGVLLLMLTTGVIVAGAFFERRTWCRYLCFIGGLAGNYSRAGALELRGTPEICAKCNVSACYKGTEKAPGCPMFEFPKTMDNSARCNFCGDCVKNCPNDSITVSARIPTKELWFIRKPKLEESFLAIVIMGIVFVQNITMLEVWTDIQQWIGSVLSTNNTDIIFTVAFIIAMAIPALTLYLTSWLASLKNSDNALMNFTKFGYALIPLDFAGHMAHNLFHLLAEGKSLLFTGLALFGIKNEGASAALVGMETIVFLQYLLLALGTFASIYAAYRIAKSNYKGQEVIGTVIPYTILTLALVAFNVYLFLLPMAHRM
- a CDS encoding ISL3 family transposase, with amino-acid sequence MQFQSIRNFINLKDVIISNVEHFDSHSEISLSMPVRPHKCPACGTLTKSIHDYRTQKIKDIPWLNKPLYLIYRKRRYNCRKCNKKFYEQVDFIGKYQRMTKRLIMAVVDRLRSNSSMCSVADDFSLSPCTITRIFDYLSYSLKELPTVLSIDEFKGTTDKGKYHCILADPISSKVLDILESRTQDYLVSYFKKFNNLDKVKYVVIDMWGPYKRAAELVFPNATIVIDRFHYVRNCIWAIDKVRKRVQQSLPYEKRRFLKFSRRLLLSRPDKLSDDSKIKLANILRFNDELRVSYLLKEQFMDFVKASSSVEAESKLNRWLNLVKQHKIKEFYYLANTIVNWKTEILNSFDVPYSNGCIEGYNNKIKVIKRNAFGFRNFNRFRSRILHCCA